One segment of Nostoc flagelliforme CCNUN1 DNA contains the following:
- a CDS encoding ParA family protein, with protein MPVSTSDPLCRIIALFNQAGGVAKSTLTQNLGYHLAKREHRVLLIDIDPQASLTKFMGLVPSQLQKTVADAIIDEQPLPIHEGIHGMDLVPASRVLSGAEMQLVSAAMRDLRLKEAVEFVLEEYDFILIDCPPSLGLLSYIALVAATHVLVPVETHIKAFEGTDELLQTITHVKNKANRKIQIAGFIPTRYAQQNSADKRALAAITEQLSAWGRIFPPIPRATAFVDASEERAPLAVFDPKHPVVAILEEIAKALEAL; from the coding sequence ATGCCAGTGTCAACTTCTGACCCTCTTTGCCGCATTATCGCCCTGTTTAACCAAGCGGGTGGTGTCGCCAAATCGACACTGACCCAAAATTTGGGATATCACTTAGCAAAACGAGAACACCGCGTTCTCCTCATCGACATAGACCCCCAAGCGTCCTTGACCAAATTCATGGGGTTAGTGCCATCTCAGTTACAAAAAACGGTTGCTGATGCCATTATCGACGAGCAGCCCTTACCGATTCATGAGGGCATTCACGGCATGGACTTGGTTCCAGCAAGCCGAGTCCTAAGTGGAGCAGAAATGCAGTTAGTCAGTGCTGCTATGCGTGACTTGCGCCTCAAGGAAGCGGTTGAATTCGTTTTAGAGGAATACGACTTCATTCTTATAGATTGTCCCCCCAGCTTAGGATTGCTTTCCTATATCGCCTTAGTCGCGGCCACACACGTACTCGTTCCAGTTGAAACCCATATAAAAGCCTTTGAGGGAACAGACGAACTCTTACAAACTATCACCCACGTAAAAAATAAAGCCAACCGCAAAATCCAAATAGCCGGGTTTATTCCCACGCGGTATGCTCAACAGAACTCAGCCGATAAACGCGCATTGGCAGCAATCACTGAACAACTTTCCGCTTGGGGTCGTATTTTCCCACCCATCCCCAGAGCTACCGCTTTTGTCGATGCGTCAGAAGAACGTGCGCCCCTAGCAGTATTTGACCCGAAACATCCTGTAGTCGCTATTCTTGAAGAAATCGCCAAGGCTTTGGAGGCTTTATGA